The Desulfonatronum sp. SC1 genomic sequence GCGTATGCTGGCTGAAGACAGAAGCTTTACGTTTTTGTACAACATCACGCAATTGGGTAATACAATACATGTGGTTCATGATTTTTCCATCAATAAAACAATGTTTTTGCCCAACGAGTACGATGCGTTAAAGTCATTTTATGCCAGAGTAATTGACAAGCATGGTGAGAAAATTGTGTTGAAGAAGTTATCCAACTAACTTTTTGAGATGTGTGCTAGCCATTATCTATTTTGTTCATGATAACTATAT encodes the following:
- a CDS encoding DUF3858 domain-containing protein, which translates into the protein IEDRTEQIADMLIFNPLLFFAHSDNPFKLENRDYPVEYPYMSRRRVLLTYTIPEGYEVESIPAPQRMLAEDRSFTFLYNITQLGNTIHVVHDFSINKTMFLPNEYDALKSFYARVIDKHGEKIVLKKLSN